ATGCTGCATGCCAACCATTTGATCCCAATCAGTTTCAGGGGAATATGTGTTTCGATCTTCTTCTTGAATGATGTAGGCTTAGCAACCTAACTACTGTTTAATCACATTTTAGAGCAGAGGGTGTTTAAGAAGCTATACTTCCACTTGTATTTTGTTTCAATCAGAGCATATTAAGCCTAGTGGTGTGCATTGTTGAGTTCTGGCCGCATGAGAAAATAAATGCGACTATTCAGCACAATCATAATAAGATGTCACAAGTAGCCTAATTACTTGGCAGTAGAGCGTAACGTTTTACTATGGTTTGTTATGTAAAATACTAATGAATCATTAAAAGATCTTGTGAGATTCAACTTTAGTCTAAACTTTATTAAACAAGCACCATTCTGAGAAGTGGAGGCGCATTGTTCCACTGCATACCGGCTGCACTACACCCCTGACAGCAATCCAGATAAAAGCACACAGCATCTTCCTCCATGCCTAGCAAATATATGCTAATTCTGTCCCGATTGTCTAATCGGAGGTTCCGCGAGGTGTATGTACTATTTCACAATAATTTAGCTTGACTAAATCGTTAAATGGGAGAGGTTCTCCGATAGATAGAGCCCGTACACCCGACAAAAATTGTGTTGTGTATTTCAGCCTTTAGTCAAATAATACACCATACCCCATACAACACTGCCGCTAGTGGTGACAAAGCAACGTTGACCTCCATGTTCCAAAAGCAGTTGTGTTGAATGCTATGGGATCAAAGCATACTGTAATCATACTGTAAATAGATGGAGTACCTCAATGTCAACATTCTTGGAGGCGTCATGCAGTTGTTTCTTCTTGCTCTCAGGCATTATGTCATCCAGGTAACTCAGCTCCCTCTTAGTGAAGCAAAGGTCCAACAACTTACGGATGAACACTAGAGCCAGaacctacacaacacacacacgcacacacatacatacacatatattgCCAGATATGATATTTCACATGTATGACATTCAATACAATGATACGACACAATACTTTCAGCCATTTACACAGAGATTCCCAAAGCGAATACCATTCTTGTTCAATGGGACCAACTGGGATAAATAGGTTTAGAAGAAGCAATACCACAGTACTGCTATACTCTGTGCCATAGTGTAATTGTTACCATCATGGGGAAGACAATGGCAGCCTTGGAGGTTTTAATGATCCAGAGCAGGGCCAGGCAGGTGAGCTGGGTGATGGTGAACAGGTGCACCTTCCTCAGGGGAACGTGTCTCAGGTAGATGAAGTCTGGCTGGTGCTTGGCCGGCATACCAAATAACTTTAGACGGTCAAAAAACTGAGAGAGGAAAGAAGATAACATTGGAATTGTATGACAGTGACTTATAATGgcaacaaatgtgtgtgtgtgtgtatgtgttgctgCTGTAGAAGTGCATGCTTTGTAAGATATTACCTGTATCCCCCTCAAAGACGAGGCTCCCATGTAGAGAAATACTCCATACAGGACAGGCATGGGAATGAACTGCAGAGCCCCAGTCATGAAGACAGAGAGGCCCATCAGTAGGAAGATGACCAGGCCTGTGAGCCTCTGCTCTCTGATGCCCAGGAAGCGGGGCTGTTCCCCGGGGGCCGAGCTCTCTGACTCCAGTTTCAGGCTGTTGACGTGGGAGATGGAGAGCACGGTGGCTGCCACGAACCAGGGCAGGCCCATAATGGAGCACACAGCCAGCATCACCCCCACCATCAGCAGGTCCAGGTGATAGCCACAGCCCTTCTGTAAGGGGAAGGGGAAATACATGAATAACACATGAAAAATCATACAGATCGACCAACAAAACCTTAACTCAAATTCTGACTTGTGCCCTCAGAACAAAGCTGCATTAAGAACAAGTTCCTTCTGACTAACTATTGGGCAATGGCCACAGTGTAGTCTTGCATTGCCATACCTCCAACAGTGTGACGGCATCCCAGTCCTTAGTAAAATAATATTTGGGACCAATAAATACAGACTTGTCTTCCTCTCACCAGTAGTTTATGCTCCTTGCGGTTGATGATGACAGCGGTGATCTGTTGGTCCATGAAGATGAGGatggtgcagagcagagcagggatgGAGGCAGCCAGCACTGTCCACCACGGGTTTCGACCTATCGGGTTGATCAACCAACCACGGTCATCTCGGGTGGGCTAGTTAgtagaacagacagagacaaaaaaTAAAATATCTGAGATAGCAGGGTACGGAAAGGATCGTCTCGATAGTTTATAAACCACCTATCACATATAAAACAGTGATCTTTTCATCCTACCTTAAAGTTGCTGGGCACCTGCAGCTTCTGCGAGGGGATTCCAATCAGGAAGTCAAGCATGACCATAAATACAATGGTGATAAAGACCGCAAAGTCACTGATCATGGACCGCACCTGAACAAAGCAGGAAGGGATCTTCGATGATGCAACAACACAAAATTGTCTACTAAAACTCAGGCAGAAAAACATAGGTCTAGACGAACCAGCATATAGAACAATTAACCCTGTAGCCTCTTCCCTTCCAAACACAAATGCCACAACCATAGCATTGGAATCTATTTCAGATTGAGCTTCATTCATTTACACAGTTTTGTAATGTCTTACCCTGGTGGGGAAATATCGGCTGGTCTTACACTCTTTGAGGAACGCTGACATGAAGACAGTGGCGAAGAAGAGGATGGCCGACCAGAAGAGTACGTCAGGGGTGTAGGGGCCATGGTGTCCACAAGCTGTACCCACAAAGTGGCCTTGCAGATCTATGCACTCCTGAAGATcaacaaacacacaaaacaacaTAGAAGAATAGCTCAGACAGCAATGCAACTGTTTTGGGTTCACGTCCCAGACCCACCATTGCTGATTCTAGTCTCCCCTGGACAACATCTGACATAGCTTATACTACTGACACTTTTTCTCTGATTCTACTGAATCTAAATATGATCTGCACCTGGTGGCTGAAACATCAGAATAGCTAGACAGCAACATGAGTGGGATATAGCCGCGATTTGACCTGGCACTATCTTCTTTGACATGTATAGTAGTCTCTTACTAAACCCAGGGCTGACTATATTTTAAGTCATCCCAGTGGGGTATTGGCTTAAGTTTTCAACCAGCAATCATCACACCTCGGATGGACCTCATAGGCTACGATATTTCCTCTGCGAAAGGATACCTAAAGACAGCCGCTCAAAATGTGTGCAGTATCTCATATAGCATCTCCCCCAAACGGTATTTGTTGTTTGTTGCATTGGTATGTCTAGCAGACAGCCCCCTACCTAACACTTTGGTGTATGCTTGTTTACAAGTATTTCTTCGTAAGGTGGGGTAGTGATACAATGATCAAAtagtgggcctcccgagtggcgcagcggtctaaggcactgcatcccagtgcttgaggagtcactacagacccgggttcgatcccaagctgtgtcgcagctggccgtgactgggagacccatgaggcggcgcacaattggcccagcgtcatccgggttaggggagggtttggccctcCTAATGCACACAGACTTTGGTCGCCAGctgttcctctgacacattggtgcggctggcttccaggttaagagaGCAgtatgtcaagaagcagtgcggcttggcagggtcgtgtttcggaggacacatggctcttgacctttgcctctcccgagtctgtacgggcGTTACAGCGATGGGACAAAATAACCAAATAAAGGAAATACTTGGGTAAACAAAGGATACAAAGTATATGTTACGGTGTGCAGTGCATTTTCCTGGCATGGTTTAGggccacttgtagaatctatgccaaggagcATTGTAGCTGTTCTGGCAGATCATGGTGCCCAACACCCTTTGAAGACCTTTATGTTGGGGTTTCCTTCATTTTGGCAGAGACCTGTATTTATGTGATAAAACTTAATCTACAGTTATTTTTTCATTAACTGTTAATCCTTTGTGGCTAAATTATGCTGTCTGGTCTATTTTGAACATTGAACACGGGCTCCTCTGGTTGGATAAAAATGataagaatatatattttttatatatacattttgtTTTGCCTCTAGTGCCCCCTACAGGCTTGGGCCCAGCCCCTGAATCATATAATTGAccagtcacatttatttattatgtAGTTAATTTGAATTGTTTTTATTAATCAGTTACCCAATCAACCACCAGTTATCCACGTGGgccccctacctcctctcctccccccatctGATGATTAGCGgagaggcagcaggcagcagctgGCTGACTACAGTCATTGAGTCTTCCTGTGGTCGCAGTGaaaaattataaaatatatactacatatataatatatagattATATATTTCCTTAATTATTTTAATCAtacttttatttctttatttttgctgcCTTTTGGGCCCCACATGAGCCTGGGACCAGGGGCTTCAGCTCTGGTAAGCCCCTGCATTAATCCGTCcctgtgattgtgtgtgtttgtgtgggagtGTGTCGGCTGAGTTACCTTGACAGTAAGGTTGGCCCAAGGCACAGTAGAAGCAGTGATGTTTTTCTGACTCCATAGCTCCAGGGTTGTATTACTGGGGTTATCAGGCTCTGCACACCGacagctacagagagagatatactcaATTGAATTCACTTAAGCCACAGAAAACATACTCTTAAgtatactctcacacacatagTATAAATAATTCAAAGGGACTAAATTACACAAAATGAGAAAATGGAAATAAAGTAAGAAACAGataaagacagaaacagaaaaaGGTAGAAACAGGAAGGTGTATGGTCCTCACTATGCCAGTGTGAGCTTGTCCAGGTCGCTGTGGGTGTTGATGGGGTAGTGTTCCCCCAGGTGGATGAGCTTCTCCAGAGCCTCGTAAATGAAGATGATGCAGATAAGGGAAGCAAAGGCTTCTTCTGTGAAGCGGGTGATGTAGCAGACCAGGGAGCTGGCATCTGTGGCCACCAGGACGAGACACAGGAAGGCCGTCCACAGGCCGATACAGGTCCTCAGAGACAGGTAGGACAGGTCATAGTCCctgagagaaggaggggggtTGGGAGACAGTCAGAGGAAATATTAACAGTCAGGCCCTAATTATAGAACATAATAACACATTAAGgtgacttagatgcactattgtaaagtggctgttccactggatgtcataaggtgaaagcaccaatttgtaagtcgctctggataagagcgtctgctaaatgacttaaatgtaattaaATGATTAATATAACGAAGAGAATGTACTGACTTGCAGAACTTGAAGAGGATCTTCTCAAAGACGAGGACAGGGCCTGTGCTACCCAGGATGGTGAGAGGCTGACCAGCAAACAGAGAGTAGGCCACTCCTGTCATGGATGCTCCCAGCAGAGACTCAATGGCACTCTgagatacacacacgcacacacacacacacacacacacacacacacacacacacacacacacacacacacacacacacacacacacacacacacacacacgtaagcaAGACAAAAGGGTGTGAGTGAGAGTGTTGATgtgtgagagtgtatgtgtgtgcgtgcatgcatatgtatttgattttgatttgatctgactgtacatgagtgtgtgtgtgatagtgatgCACGGGTTTAGAGTCATTCAATACTGTGTGGTTGAAGGGAAGCTGAGTGAATATATATCCTTCTTGTACAATTTATATAGGAAACAttgaggtttttctttcattattttaggCTATCTGGTACTTGTGCATAAGCCTAAGCTTTTGGTCCTAACTGTACGATAGTCAAATAGCCTACATGCCAATCGCCAAATGTTTGGTAACAGGTAGAAAGAGTTCATGTCGATCCACAGAGGCAAAACGGACAATGTCAgagtttaattcaataagagaaaagctgcaaaatagagagttgaaaataaagagaagggagggccataaaataaatgtttagaaattatttggtgaagtggtaaaagaggatgatagcagtgctgaCTGGTTATGTTATGTTTGATGATTGTGAGGCGCTATACAAATTCCACAGTCACAagacttcaaataggcctatgacacgtcaagggaactgtagtctactgtttagatgggttaaatggaaactaAAATCTGGAccctgactgtaggtctataacctctcacatatcCTAATaataactcctgcagaattaagcatttcttgcagtGAAATTATACAACAAATGTAGGGCATATTTTGAATctgggaacaggagtggagaaattgtatttctttctttcagcatcttgagagaatatGAATGCGCAGTTAGATACCATCTGTAGAGGtgctatctttatcagcatcataaaagctgatagtatttcaaccacataaaatatgcatccaagccgAACTGAAATTTTATCAGAAGAAACATGTTGGGTCGTTTTCACAGCTTTCAATTTTTGCACAGAAAATGTcccgttttgttgttgttgttgagttaTTGTATTTTCTCTCTGGTCCCTGAACATCTTTGCTCTACGAAAGAAACAGAGATGACTGAGAACTTTAATTCTTTCCATTTATGACATTATTCTTGTGAGCAAGGGTTTATATAGTCTTCTAGGGAAACAtctaatgacagaagagaagctgcatatatttaattatagacaagttgactaacaaatagccatAATGTCCGAAATTATAAACAGAAACatgcagtgccttcaggaagtattcatacccctggacgtattccacattttgttcttaCAGTTTGAAATCAAAACTGTAATactttttttctctttttgttCTTCACAAGtctacacaccccataatgaccaatTAATTTTTTGGGATGGAAATGTTTGCAAGTTTATTGAACatgaaatatctcatttatataagtattcacatGCCTGAGTCAATAGAATCAGCATTGacattgattacagctgtgagactttctgggtaagtctctaagagctttgcacacctgaattGTACAATATTCGCACATAATTATTTTTAAAACTCAACCTCTGTCAACCTCTGTCTAGTTGGCtgttgatcattactagacagccactttcaagtcttgccatagattttcaaggcaATTTATGTCAcagctgtaactaggccactcaggaacattcaatggcgtcttggtaagcaactacagtataatgtatatttggccttgtgttttaggttattgtcctgctgaaaggtgtatttgtctcccagtgtctgttggaaagcagacagaaccaggttttcctctatgattttgcctgtgcttagctctattccgtttctttttatccaaaaTAAAACtctctagtccttgccgatgacaagcattcTCATAACATGATGAAGCAACCACCATGATTGAAAATATGaacagtggtactcagtgatgtgttgtgttgaatttgcatcaaacataacactttgtattcaggacataaagttaatttctttggtACATgttgggactgggagactagtaatcattgagggaaagatgaatggagcaaaggacagagagatccttgatgaaaacctgctccagagtgcccaggacctcagactggggtgaaggcaacgaccctaaacacacagccaagataacgcaggagtggcttcgggacaagtctctgaatgtccttgagtggcccagccagagacaggacttgaactcgatcgaacatctctggagagacctgaaaatagctgtgcagctcccatccaacctgacagagcttgagagggtctgcagagaagaatgggagaaactcccaaatacaggtgtgccaagcttgtagcgtcatacccaagaagacaaggcattaatcgctgccaaaggtgcttcaacaaagtactgactaaaagggtctgaatatttatgtaaatgttatatttcaattGATTTactttaataaatttgcaaacatttctaaaaacctgtttttgctttgtcattatgggatattgtgtgtagattgatgtggaaaaggtcaaggggtctgaatactttactaatgcactgtatgtgatttaaggtcatttttactcctgaactaatttagtCTTGCCATTACAAAGGGGTTGACTAattactgactcaagacatttcagctttacattttttattcatttgtaaacatttcttaaaacataAAACATTTTTCATTCAGGCTATAACAAAACGTCCCTCCGATtctgactgtagcctacagtgcattttctatattagcagctTAGGGCCGGGTGtgggcctcagattttcactttatcacatatagtTGCACATTtgcggatgggttattagcaattgcgggcaggcgaacaaacagctgacccgtGCACCACTAGTGCAggggtctgtgagtgtgtgtgaacaTATTTGTGACCAGTTTCAGGAAGCTAGGCGTATGTAgcatgtcactacttcacaggataGGCATTTGAACATAATTATTTTGTTGTTgatcaaaatgtttttttgttgttgcagaaaTGCCTTCGTGAACATGTGGACTTTGATATGTCTTAATAACAAACTTTTataccatctgtaaatacgaatacaattgttaaattacaagcctagttggtttagccatggaaaaagacaggaaccttccTGATAGCCATGAtttgctgagataatggatgggctggacataccGAGAGATGGGTTTGGATTGGTCTACCATGTAGcttgcttctgtctataacatgagctccTCAGTATATGTTATAAAGATATAACGTTAGCCATGGACAACTGCAAAAGTGCTGCTACTGCTCTCAATAACATTGCTGCCCTAAATATAGCAGGCGCTATCAAACTACTTTTTTCAAATGGTCCGTATGAAatggagtgacttgacacaacgggcCAAACAAGCTGTAGCCACAAACAAAACGGAAATGACACAGGAGGAGAACTTACTTTTttattttgcctttatttaactaggcaagtcagttaagaacaaattcttattttcaatgacggcctaggaacagtgggttaactgccttgttcaggggcagaacgacagatttgtaccttgtcagctcagggatttgatcttgcaacctgcAGTCTGTCGTGAAGAGTTCCTCCATGTATACGTGTTTGattctagctacattttcagatattataagtTTCTAATTTTGCCAGAAAGTCACTTTTTTATTGCAAGTTAAAACATTCTGTTAGATAGCTAGTGTTAGCTTGCTGGcacgctagctaacgttacgtgtatgatctgtgtagtaatattatttgtatctcagaaatcatttgcattgctagttagaGCCTATGGCCTAGTtataacattgaacctagttggttagctttagctacctgcagattcatactacagcatttcatttcattgggattatggttcattgtttagctagctagctacatgtctaaacaaaagactccacttggccagatgattacatgacccatcatgttagccaggtgtgtctgggggtgattacggatgacatttctttcacatgagCCATCagtttagacaagtgtgtctgggtaagcatcatataataattataaaatatttataaaatatttttatctaGACACTctatttttgatattgctactatgcaaatatgcaagtaaccatttcactgtaatgtttaCACTTACTgtgtcctgtgcatgtgacaaataaccttAGATTTATAGTGTGTATTTACCAGAGGCGGTAACGTGAAAAACAACATGACCtacaccaaagtcagattaggatataagCAAAGGACCAGATAAACGTGTATTTTTACCTGGAGTTTTtacttattgtaggctactactttcaccacGTTTAGTCTTGacatctttggttgtttactacactaccttactctgtttagcacatggcctcacatgtgaatccttaaagagatgggtggggctaaggcttaagagggtgtagaTAAAGAAGAGCTCTACAGTAGGTTTACCAAaatattcaagggccattttctcaaaagtggggttacaagtttatcaactttcaaagcagaattactttcccattgttcctcaactgcagtgtatgatataccattttgtagctgagagtctctacttttatccaatgtaaattTTTGCAACACAAGACCAAATCGAGGTGGTCGGTCACATTTGGATGTGTGTGTTCTTACAATGCGTCCCTCCGTAGCCTCCCCCAGCAGGCCTCCGAAGGTGATGACTGGGGACATGCAGGcgcagtagaggaagaggaaggaggcaACACACTGAAGACTCAACCCATCTTTGTAGTCACTCAGATAGAACGGAGCCTTCCGCTTAATGTCCAGGATCAGACCCCCAAACAATCTacacaggagagggggaggaggagtgggaggagagcAGTACCAATATCAATACATCACCTTACGAGTTCAAAGCTCAATTAGGCAAAATAAAAAGTTAAATACAAAAGTAACTCAGTCAAAGTCACAAGAACAAAAATATTGCTTGTTTGTCTCCATTTAGACAATAAATTCACTTTTATTTAGAAATAGCAATACTGTGGGCAAGATCCTTGTTCTTATGCATTGATTGAGTTCCCCAGCAGCAGAAACCTaagcctaactcctaaccctgttTGTTGTTCAGTGCAACATACCTTCCTGTTCTCT
This genomic window from Oncorhynchus nerka isolate Pitt River linkage group LG2, Oner_Uvic_2.0, whole genome shotgun sequence contains:
- the slc4a8 gene encoding electroneutral sodium bicarbonate exchanger 1; translated protein: MPMGRQSHRHHRPHGSRHRKKDRRAGNATQQDEEGEGASVSHDTPSQRVQFILGTEEDSEHVAHELFTELDEICVKEGKDAEWKETARWLKFEEDVEDGGERWSKPYVATLSLHSLFELRSCLINGSVLLDMQANTIEEIADMVLDQQEASHELDDSVRLKVREALLKRHHHQNEKKRSGHHQLIPDMVRSFADAGRKHSEPHMDKSGPTVSPQPPPTNIEVKNGANHDNSQVDLSKVDMHFMKKIPTGAEASNVLVGELDFLERPVVAFVRLSPAVLLTGLTEVPIPTRFMFILLGPDGKAQQYHEIGRSMATIMTDEIFHDVAYKAKDRSDLLAGIDEFLDQVTVLPPGEWDPSIRIEPPKSVPSQEKRKIPGMPNGTTCPVEEEFHAEHHGPELQRTGRLFGGLILDIKRKAPFYLSDYKDGLSLQCVASFLFLYCACMSPVITFGGLLGEATEGRISAIESLLGASMTGVAYSLFAGQPLTILGSTGPVLVFEKILFKFCKDYDLSYLSLRTCIGLWTAFLCLVLVATDASSLVCYITRFTEEAFASLICIIFIYEALEKLIHLGEHYPINTHSDLDKLTLAYCRCAEPDNPSNTTLELWSQKNITASTVPWANLTVKECIDLQGHFVGTACGHHGPYTPDVLFWSAILFFATVFMSAFLKECKTSRYFPTRVRSMISDFAVFITIVFMVMLDFLIGIPSQKLQVPSNFKPTRDDRGWLINPIGRNPWWTVLAASIPALLCTILIFMDQQITAVIINRKEHKLLKGCGYHLDLLMVGVMLAVCSIMGLPWFVAATVLSISHVNSLKLESESSAPGEQPRFLGIREQRLTGLVIFLLMGLSVFMTGALQFIPMPVLYGVFLYMGASSLRGIQFFDRLKLFGMPAKHQPDFIYLRHVPLRKVHLFTITQLTCLALLWIIKTSKAAIVFPMMVLALVFIRKLLDLCFTKRELSYLDDIMPESKKKQLHDASKNVDIEQDEEILGTAVEDKTSVHIPMESSKLLQFPKTHDPRCDPSDINISDEMSKTTVWKSLNANQKDSRMGAAKKARPYPSLPLYFSTFLSQSQFFLKPLFN